The following coding sequences are from one Kogia breviceps isolate mKogBre1 chromosome X, mKogBre1 haplotype 1, whole genome shotgun sequence window:
- the LOC131748745 gene encoding elongator complex protein 1-like has translation MSWSPDQELVLLVTGQQTLIMMTKELEPVMEQQIHQDDFGESKFITVGWGRKETQFHGSEGRPSGSLIASTQDKPNQQDVVFFEKNGLLHGHFTLPFLKDEVKVNDLLWNADSSVLAALPGRPSEGRKFHSKNLCTRASQCCGLLRCRAQAPVAQAQRPWLHGMWDLPGPWHEPVSPASGGGISTTAAPGKPVHLWTVGKYHWYLKQSLPFGTCEQSKIVSLMCGPVTPYRLHVLCQGWHYLCYDWHWTTDQSSGDNLSDMANVAVVDGNRLLVTVYPQSVVPPPMCTYRLPLPYPVNQIMFSTHPKKSNDLSVLNASNQIFVYKCGMFKNCYQDEAKRQE, from the exons GTCAACAGACCCTAATTATGATGACAAAAGAGTTGGAACCAGTCATGGAACAGCAAATCCACCAGGATGATTTTGGTGAAA GCAAGTTCATCACTGTtggctggggcaggaaggagacgCAGTTCCATGGATCAGAAGGCCG GCCCTCAGGCAGTTTGATTGCATCTACGCAAGATAAACCCAATCAGCAGGATGTTGTgttttttgagaaaaatggacTTCTCCATGGACATTTTACACTTCCTTTCCTCAAAGATGAGGTTAAG GTTaatgaccttctctggaatgcaGATTCCAGTGTGCTTGCAGCTTTGCCTGGAAGACCTTCAGAGGGAAGAAAATTCCACTCTAAAAACCTATG tacgcgggcctctcagtgttgtggcctcctccgttgcagagcacaggctccggtcgcgcaggctcagcggccatggctccatggcatgtgggatcttcccggaccatggcacgaacccgtgtcccctgcatcaggaggtggaatctcaaccactgcagcaccagggaagcccg TTCATCTCTGGACAGTTGGAAAGTATCACTGGTATCTCAAGCAAAGCCTGCCCTTTGGCACCTGTGAGCAGAGCAAGATTGTGTCCCTGATGTGTGGCCCAGTGACCCCATACCGGCTGCATGTTCTTTGTCAAGGCTGGCATTACCTCTGCTATGACTGGCACTGGACGACTGACCAGAGCTCAGGAGATAATTTAAGTGACATGGCAAATGTGGCTGTTGTTGATGGAA aCAGGTTATTGGTGACAGTCTACCCGCAGAGTGTGGTTCCACCTCCCATGTGCACCTACCGACTGCCGCTCCCATACCCTGTAAATCAAATCATGTTCTCCACACACCCTAAAAAGAGTAACGACCTCTCTGTCCTAAATGCCAGTAACCAgatttttgtttataaatgtgGTATGTTCAAAAACTGTTATCAGGAT gaagcaaagaggcaagaataa